The Streptomyces sp. NL15-2K genome contains a region encoding:
- a CDS encoding PD40 domain-containing protein produces the protein MTSTTRGSAVALGAALAVALGGVAALPAAAAPAPAPRTEKASVAPDGTDGNGVSNGQSLSADGRYLAFVSDADNLVAGDTNGLTDAFVRDLKTGTTRLASTAEDGGPGDRTVLDVSLSANGRYLAFSSTRTDNTDDTHVWVKDLKTGALQRLDDAVDKGYSAAGSPALSADGRYVAFIAGRTGDAPSGDGWNRVYRVDRKTGEAVRISQVPGEGAWKAAVTRPSISADGSRVGYQFFVPHPSRGDWSDAYVRDVPSGELFQVDKAPDGKVSDGQTEFPQVSADGRYAVFNSLDSQLTPGDTNGSHNVFIRDLKTGELRRIDAADPSAHTAHPSLSADGRHLAFVSSDPGDPNHTTRGYVRDLRTGRTVLANPNTQGGPSASSVWFPVIDRHGRTVAFSSWATDLVPGDTDDTTHVYIRHLR, from the coding sequence ATGACCAGCACCACGAGAGGCTCGGCCGTCGCGCTCGGCGCGGCCTTGGCCGTCGCACTCGGGGGCGTCGCCGCGCTGCCCGCGGCCGCCGCACCGGCGCCGGCGCCGCGCACCGAGAAGGCGAGCGTGGCACCGGACGGGACGGACGGCAACGGCGTCTCCAACGGGCAGAGCCTGAGCGCGGACGGCCGTTATCTGGCCTTCGTCTCCGACGCCGACAACCTCGTCGCGGGCGACACCAACGGTCTCACCGACGCCTTCGTCCGCGACCTGAAGACCGGCACCACCCGCCTGGCGAGCACCGCCGAGGACGGCGGCCCGGGGGACCGCACCGTCCTGGACGTCTCACTGAGTGCCAACGGCCGGTATCTGGCGTTCAGCTCCACCCGCACCGACAACACCGACGACACCCATGTCTGGGTCAAGGACCTGAAGACCGGCGCCCTCCAGCGGCTCGACGACGCCGTGGACAAGGGCTACAGCGCCGCCGGCAGCCCCGCCCTCAGCGCCGACGGCCGCTATGTCGCCTTCATCGCCGGGCGCACCGGCGACGCGCCGTCGGGGGACGGCTGGAACCGGGTCTACCGCGTCGACCGCAAGACCGGCGAGGCCGTCCGGATCAGCCAGGTACCCGGCGAGGGCGCCTGGAAGGCCGCCGTCACCCGCCCGTCCATCAGCGCGGACGGCAGCCGGGTCGGCTACCAGTTCTTCGTTCCGCACCCCAGCCGGGGCGACTGGAGCGACGCCTACGTCCGTGACGTGCCGAGCGGTGAACTGTTCCAGGTCGACAAGGCGCCGGACGGCAAGGTGTCCGACGGGCAGACCGAGTTCCCGCAGGTCAGCGCCGACGGCCGGTACGCGGTCTTCAACTCGCTGGACTCGCAGTTGACGCCGGGCGACACCAACGGCTCGCACAACGTCTTCATCCGCGACCTGAAGACGGGGGAACTGCGCCGCATCGACGCCGCCGACCCGTCCGCCCACACCGCCCACCCGTCGCTCAGCGCCGACGGCCGGCACCTCGCCTTCGTCTCCTCCGACCCGGGCGACCCGAACCACACCACGCGTGGGTACGTGCGCGATCTGCGGACCGGGCGCACGGTTCTGGCCAACCCCAACACCCAGGGCGGCCCGAGCGCCTCCTCGGTCTGGTTCCCCGTGATCGACCGGCACGGCCGCACGGTCGCCTTCAGCAGCTGGGCCACCGACCTCGTGCCCGGCGACACCGACGACACCACGCACGTGTACATCCGTCACCTCAGGTGA
- the cimA gene encoding citramalate synthase translates to MTETSELDDSFHVFDTTLRDGAQREGINLTVADKLAIARHLDEFGVGFIEGGWPGANPRDTEFFARAQQEIDFQHAELVAFGATRRAGAKAAQDPQVKALLDSGAPVVTLVAKSHDRHVELALRTTLDENLEMVRDTVSFLKEQGRRVFVDCEHFFDGYRANPEYAKAVVRAASEAGADVVILCDTNGGMLPAQVQAVVGTVLADTGARLGIHAQDDTGCAVANTLAAVDAGATHVQCTANGYGERVGNANLFPVVAALELKYGKKVLPDGKLREMTRISHAIAEVVNLTPSTHQPYVGVSAFAHKAGLHASAIKIDPDLYQHIDPELVGNTMRMLVSDMAGRASVELKGKELGIDLGGDRELVGRVVDRVKERELKGYTYEAADASFELLLRAEVEGKPLKYFQVESWRAIVEDRPDGTHANEATVKLWAKSERIVATAEGNGPVNALDRALRVALERIYPQLAKLDLVDYKVRILEGVHGTQSTTRVLISTSDGAGEWSTVGVAENVIAASWQALEDAYTYGLLRAGVEPAE, encoded by the coding sequence ATGACCGAAACCAGCGAGCTCGACGATTCGTTCCACGTCTTCGACACCACCCTGCGCGACGGCGCCCAGCGTGAGGGCATCAACCTCACCGTCGCCGACAAGCTCGCCATCGCGCGGCACCTGGACGAGTTCGGCGTGGGCTTCATCGAGGGCGGCTGGCCCGGCGCCAACCCGCGCGACACCGAGTTCTTCGCCCGCGCCCAGCAGGAGATCGACTTCCAGCACGCCGAGCTGGTCGCCTTCGGCGCCACGCGCCGGGCGGGCGCGAAAGCGGCTCAGGACCCGCAGGTCAAGGCACTTCTGGACTCCGGCGCCCCGGTGGTCACCCTGGTGGCGAAGTCCCACGACCGCCACGTCGAGCTCGCCCTGCGCACCACGCTGGACGAGAACCTCGAGATGGTCCGCGACACGGTGTCCTTCCTGAAGGAGCAGGGCCGCCGCGTCTTCGTCGACTGCGAGCACTTCTTCGACGGCTACCGCGCGAACCCGGAGTACGCCAAGGCCGTCGTACGGGCCGCGTCCGAGGCGGGCGCCGACGTCGTCATCCTCTGCGACACCAACGGCGGCATGCTCCCCGCCCAGGTCCAGGCGGTCGTCGGCACGGTCCTCGCCGACACCGGCGCCCGGCTCGGCATCCACGCCCAGGACGACACGGGCTGCGCGGTGGCCAACACGCTGGCCGCGGTGGACGCGGGCGCCACCCACGTCCAGTGCACGGCCAACGGCTACGGCGAGCGGGTCGGCAACGCCAACCTGTTCCCGGTGGTGGCGGCCCTGGAACTCAAGTACGGCAAGAAGGTCCTCCCCGACGGCAAGCTCCGCGAGATGACCCGCATCTCGCACGCGATCGCGGAGGTCGTGAACCTCACCCCCTCCACCCACCAGCCCTACGTCGGCGTCTCCGCCTTCGCCCACAAGGCCGGCCTGCACGCCTCCGCCATCAAGATCGACCCGGACCTGTACCAGCACATCGACCCCGAACTGGTCGGCAACACCATGCGGATGCTGGTCTCCGACATGGCGGGCCGCGCGTCGGTCGAGCTCAAGGGCAAGGAACTCGGCATCGACCTGGGCGGCGACCGCGAACTGGTCGGCCGGGTGGTCGACCGGGTGAAGGAGCGCGAGCTCAAGGGCTACACATACGAGGCGGCGGACGCCTCCTTCGAACTCCTCCTCCGGGCGGAGGTCGAGGGCAAGCCCCTGAAGTACTTCCAGGTCGAGTCCTGGCGCGCGATCGTCGAGGACCGCCCCGACGGCACCCACGCCAACGAGGCCACGGTCAAGCTCTGGGCCAAGAGCGAGCGCATCGTCGCCACGGCCGAGGGCAACGGCCCGGTCAACGCCCTGGACCGGGCGCTGAGGGTGGCGCTGGAGAGGATCTACCCGCAGCTCGCCAAGCTCGACCTGGTCGACTACAAGGTCCGCATCCTGGAGGGCGTGCACGGCACCCAGTCCACGACGAGGGTCCTGATCTCCACGTCCGACGGGGCGGGGG
- a CDS encoding branched-chain amino acid aminotransferase, with product MTTPTIELKPSASPLSAAEREAILANPGFGRHFTDHMVTIKWTEGRGWHEAQLVPYGPISLDPSTHVLHYGQEIFEGLKAYRQADGSVAVFRPEANARRFRNSARRMAMAELPEELFIAALDALLAQDAAWVPPHGGEESLYLRPFMFATEAALGVHPANEYLFMLIASPSGAYFAGGVKPVTIWVSEDYVRAVPGGTGDAKTGGNYAASLLPQAEAAKNGCDQVVYLDAVTRTKVEESGSMNIAFVYGDRIVTPALTGSILEGITRDSLLQVARDLGYTAEEGVVTLQQWREDAASGALTEVFACGTAAVVTPIGHAKTKDAAWTHGDGTPGPVTLRLREALLGIQRGVTQDKHGWMHKLG from the coding sequence ATGACGACGCCCACGATCGAGCTCAAGCCCTCCGCCAGCCCGCTCTCCGCCGCCGAGCGCGAGGCGATCCTGGCCAACCCCGGGTTCGGCCGCCACTTCACCGACCACATGGTGACCATCAAGTGGACCGAGGGCCGCGGCTGGCACGAGGCACAGCTCGTCCCGTACGGGCCGATCTCCCTCGACCCCTCCACCCACGTCCTCCACTACGGCCAGGAGATCTTCGAGGGCCTCAAGGCCTACCGCCAGGCCGACGGCTCGGTCGCCGTCTTCCGTCCCGAGGCCAACGCCCGCCGCTTCCGCAACTCCGCCCGCCGCATGGCGATGGCCGAGCTGCCCGAGGAGCTGTTCATCGCGGCCCTGGACGCGCTGCTCGCCCAGGACGCCGCCTGGGTCCCGCCGCACGGCGGCGAGGAGTCCCTCTACCTGCGCCCGTTCATGTTCGCGACGGAGGCCGCGCTCGGGGTGCACCCGGCGAACGAGTACCTGTTCATGCTGATCGCCTCCCCCTCGGGCGCGTACTTCGCCGGCGGCGTCAAGCCGGTCACCATCTGGGTCTCCGAGGACTACGTCCGTGCCGTCCCCGGCGGCACCGGCGACGCCAAGACGGGCGGCAACTACGCGGCCTCCCTGCTGCCGCAGGCCGAGGCCGCCAAGAACGGCTGCGACCAGGTCGTCTACCTCGACGCGGTGACCCGCACCAAGGTCGAGGAGAGCGGCAGCATGAACATCGCCTTCGTCTACGGCGACCGGATCGTCACGCCGGCCCTCACCGGCTCGATCCTGGAGGGCATCACCCGCGACTCCCTCCTCCAGGTCGCCCGCGACCTCGGCTACACCGCCGAGGAGGGCGTCGTCACCCTCCAGCAGTGGCGCGAGGACGCCGCCTCCGGCGCCCTGACCGAGGTCTTCGCCTGCGGCACGGCGGCCGTGGTCACGCCCATCGGCCACGCCAAGACCAAGGACGCCGCCTGGACCCACGGCGACGGCACCCCCGGCCCGGTCACCCTGCGTCTGCGCGAGGCGCTGCTCGGCATCCAGCGGGGTGTCACTCAGGACAAGCACGGCTGGATGCACAAGCTGGGCTAG
- a CDS encoding metallophosphoesterase family protein, which translates to METPDCGIPHQLARRMSMAEQYEYLRTKLSRRRTLVTAGAVAGGLLTGCSGSGSPSTTPSTATSPSASRVHGSVVAPFGRHLAFGADPKTQMRISWQVPLAVRRPYLRVGLRPDDLSRSIEAEVRDLHTPGVTGVRPALDQYYLHAALDGLRPGTTYYYGVGHDGFDPASPQRRATIGSFRTAPAAPERFVFTAFGDQGVSRAAAANDHVLLRRDPAFHLHAGDICYADVNGKGEKSDGYDPAFWDLFLKQNEPVTRSVPWMVTTGNHDMEAWYSPEGYGGQRARWSLPDNGFDPRTAPGVYAFTYGNVGFVALDANDVSYEIPANFGYTDGKQTAWLDRKLGELRAAKDIDFIVVFFHHCAYSTSTHASDGGVRAQWLPLFARHQVDLVINGHNHVYERTDAIKNDEVGRPVPIGAATDPTRDGIVYVTAGGGGKDLYGFPSGVKESYEGHVTGRESVETFQWTKSKQSRKETVEWSRVRYRGFSFLSVEAESGSAPKLKVSALASSGERIDHFEVRRGA; encoded by the coding sequence ATGGAGACACCCGACTGCGGCATTCCGCATCAGCTCGCGCGCCGGATGAGCATGGCCGAGCAGTACGAGTACCTGCGCACCAAGCTGTCCCGGCGCCGCACGCTGGTGACGGCGGGCGCGGTGGCGGGCGGGCTGCTGACGGGCTGTTCGGGCAGCGGATCGCCGAGCACGACGCCGAGTACGGCCACGAGCCCCTCCGCGTCCCGGGTGCACGGTTCCGTCGTCGCCCCCTTCGGCCGGCATCTCGCCTTCGGCGCCGACCCGAAGACACAGATGCGGATCTCCTGGCAGGTGCCGCTCGCGGTGCGGCGGCCGTACCTCCGCGTGGGCCTGCGGCCCGACGACCTGAGCCGGAGCATCGAGGCCGAGGTGCGCGACCTGCACACGCCGGGGGTGACGGGGGTGCGGCCGGCACTCGACCAGTACTACCTGCACGCGGCCCTGGACGGACTGCGGCCGGGCACGACGTACTACTACGGCGTCGGCCACGACGGCTTCGACCCGGCCTCGCCGCAGCGGCGTGCGACGATCGGCTCGTTCCGTACGGCACCGGCGGCCCCCGAGCGGTTCGTGTTCACCGCCTTCGGTGACCAGGGGGTGAGCCGGGCGGCGGCCGCCAACGACCACGTCCTGCTGCGCCGGGACCCGGCCTTCCACCTCCACGCGGGCGACATCTGCTACGCCGACGTCAACGGCAAGGGCGAGAAGTCGGACGGCTACGACCCCGCCTTCTGGGACCTGTTCCTCAAGCAGAACGAGCCGGTGACGAGGTCGGTCCCGTGGATGGTGACGACCGGCAACCACGACATGGAGGCCTGGTACTCGCCGGAGGGCTACGGCGGGCAGCGGGCCCGCTGGTCCCTCCCGGACAACGGCTTCGACCCGCGCACGGCACCGGGCGTGTACGCGTTCACCTACGGCAACGTCGGCTTCGTCGCCCTGGACGCGAACGACGTCTCGTACGAGATCCCCGCCAACTTCGGCTACACGGACGGGAAGCAGACGGCGTGGCTGGACCGGAAGCTGGGTGAGCTGCGGGCGGCGAAGGACATCGACTTCATCGTCGTCTTCTTCCACCACTGCGCCTACTCGACCTCCACGCACGCCTCCGACGGGGGCGTACGCGCTCAGTGGCTGCCGCTGTTCGCCCGGCACCAGGTGGACCTGGTGATCAACGGGCACAACCACGTCTACGAGCGCACCGACGCCATCAAGAACGACGAGGTCGGCAGGCCGGTCCCGATCGGCGCCGCGACCGACCCGACTCGCGACGGGATCGTGTACGTCACGGCGGGCGGCGGCGGCAAGGACCTGTACGGCTTCCCCTCGGGCGTGAAGGAGAGCTACGAGGGGCACGTCACCGGCCGCGAGTCCGTCGAGACCTTCCAGTGGACGAAGTCGAAGCAGTCCAGGAAGGAGACCGTGGAGTGGTCGCGGGTGCGCTACCGGGGCTTCTCCTTCCTCTCGGTGGAGGCGGAGAGCGGGTCGGCCCCGAAGCTGAAGGTGTCGGCGCTCGCGTCGAGCGGTGAGCGCATCGACCATTTCGAGGTGCGGCGCGGAGCTTGA
- a CDS encoding 3-isopropylmalate dehydrogenase, whose protein sequence is MSRSINLAVIPGDGIGQEVVAEGLKVLSAVLPQDVKLETKDYDFGAQRYHATGETLTDADLDALKKHDAILLGAIGDPSVPSGVLERGFLLKLRFAFDHHVNLRPSKLLPGVATPLAGEPQIDFVVVREGTEGPYTGNGGTIRKGTEHEVATEVSVNTAFGVERVVRDAFARAQARPRKKLALIHKNNVLTFAGHLWTNIFNKVAAEFPDVTTEYMHVDAATIYLVTQPERFDVIVTDNLFGDIITDLAAAVSGGIGVAASGNINPSGEFPSMFEPVHGSAPDIAGQGKADPTATVLSVALLLRHLGYDAQATRIEDAVSADLAERTGKPARSTAEIGDALAVRVAG, encoded by the coding sequence ATGTCTCGCAGCATCAATCTCGCAGTGATCCCCGGTGACGGCATCGGCCAGGAGGTCGTGGCCGAAGGCCTGAAGGTCCTCTCCGCCGTCCTTCCGCAGGATGTGAAGCTGGAGACCAAGGACTACGACTTCGGCGCCCAGCGTTACCACGCCACCGGTGAGACCCTCACCGACGCCGACCTCGACGCCCTGAAGAAGCACGACGCCATCCTGCTCGGCGCCATCGGTGACCCGAGCGTCCCCTCCGGCGTCCTGGAGCGCGGCTTCCTGCTCAAGCTCCGCTTCGCCTTCGACCACCACGTCAACCTGCGGCCCTCGAAGCTCCTGCCGGGTGTCGCCACCCCGCTCGCGGGCGAGCCGCAGATCGACTTCGTCGTCGTCCGCGAGGGCACCGAGGGCCCGTACACCGGCAACGGCGGCACGATCCGCAAGGGCACCGAGCACGAGGTCGCCACCGAGGTCTCCGTCAACACGGCCTTCGGTGTGGAGCGCGTGGTCCGCGACGCCTTCGCCCGTGCCCAGGCCCGCCCGCGCAAGAAGCTGGCGCTGATCCACAAGAACAACGTGCTGACCTTCGCGGGTCACCTGTGGACCAACATCTTCAACAAGGTGGCCGCGGAGTTCCCCGACGTCACCACCGAGTACATGCACGTGGACGCGGCGACCATCTACCTGGTCACGCAGCCCGAGCGCTTCGACGTGATCGTCACCGACAACCTCTTCGGCGACATCATCACCGACCTCGCCGCGGCCGTCTCCGGCGGCATCGGCGTCGCCGCGAGCGGGAACATCAACCCCTCCGGCGAGTTCCCCTCGATGTTCGAGCCCGTGCACGGCTCGGCCCCGGACATCGCCGGCCAGGGCAAGGCCGACCCCACCGCCACGGTCCTGTCCGTCGCCCTCCTCCTGCGCCACCTCGGCTACGACGCCCAGGCCACCCGCATCGAGGACGCCGTCTCCGCCGACCTCGCGGAGCGCACCGGCAAGCCCGCCCGCTCCACCGCGGAAATCGGCGACGCGCTCGCCGTACGAGTAGCCGGCTGA